In Nocardia yunnanensis, one DNA window encodes the following:
- a CDS encoding KasA/KasB family beta-ketoacyl-ACP synthase: MADFSTRNGGFRNVVVSAVEMTTSLAPDTEGTWQGLLSGASGISTLSDPEFTKLGLPVTIGGKLAADPTDELDRIKKRRMCYVQQMSYAMGKRLWDTAGRPEVDKDRLGVCIGTGLGGADTIVDANDAMREHGYRKVSPFAVPMSMPNGVSGVVGLELGARASLVTPVSACASGNEALVHAWRSIVLGEADMIVAGGVEGYINPVAIAGFSMARALSTRLDEPERASRPFDRDRDGFVFGEAAALLLVEAEEHALARGATPLARLLGAGLTADGYHMVAPDPEGLGCARAMRRAVQSAGVSAAEVDHVNAHATGTSIGDLAEARGIAAAIGTHPSVYAPKSALGHSVGAVGALEAIISVLTLRDQVIPPTLNLDNQDPEVDLDVVHTKPRHTDVEFALNNSFGFGGHNAAVLFGRY, encoded by the coding sequence CTGGCAGATTTCTCCACCCGCAACGGCGGATTCCGCAATGTCGTGGTCTCCGCGGTCGAGATGACCACCTCCCTCGCCCCGGACACCGAAGGCACCTGGCAGGGCCTGCTTTCCGGGGCCAGCGGCATCTCCACCCTCTCCGATCCGGAATTCACCAAGTTGGGCTTGCCGGTCACCATCGGCGGCAAGCTCGCGGCGGATCCGACCGACGAACTGGACCGGATCAAGAAGCGCCGCATGTGTTACGTGCAGCAGATGTCGTATGCGATGGGCAAACGCCTGTGGGACACCGCCGGTCGCCCGGAGGTCGACAAGGATCGGCTGGGGGTGTGCATCGGGACCGGACTCGGCGGGGCGGACACCATCGTGGACGCCAACGACGCCATGCGGGAGCACGGTTATCGCAAGGTGTCGCCGTTCGCGGTGCCGATGTCGATGCCCAACGGGGTGTCCGGGGTGGTCGGGCTGGAACTCGGGGCGCGCGCGAGCCTGGTCACCCCGGTGTCGGCGTGCGCGTCGGGCAACGAGGCGCTGGTGCATGCCTGGCGGTCGATCGTGCTGGGCGAGGCCGACATGATCGTGGCCGGCGGAGTGGAGGGCTACATCAATCCCGTTGCGATCGCCGGATTCTCGATGGCGCGGGCGCTGAGCACCCGGCTCGACGAACCCGAACGCGCCTCCCGGCCCTTCGACCGGGACCGGGACGGTTTCGTCTTCGGTGAGGCGGCCGCGCTGCTGCTGGTCGAAGCCGAGGAGCACGCGCTGGCTCGCGGGGCCACGCCGCTGGCCCGGCTGCTCGGGGCGGGGCTGACCGCCGACGGCTATCACATGGTCGCCCCCGATCCGGAGGGCCTGGGCTGTGCGCGCGCCATGCGCCGGGCGGTGCAGTCGGCCGGAGTCTCGGCCGCCGAGGTCGATCACGTCAATGCCCACGCCACCGGCACCAGCATCGGCGATCTGGCCGAGGCCAGAGGCATTGCCGCGGCCATCGGCACCCATCCGTCGGTGTACGCGCCCAAATCTGCGCTGGGGCACTCGGTGGGCGCGGTCGGCGCGCTGGAGGCGATCATCTCGGTGCTGACCCTGCGCGATCAGGTGATTCCCCCGACCCTCAATCTGGACAACCAGGACCCGGAGGTGGATCTGGACGTGGTCCACACCAAGCCACGCCACACCGATGTCGAGTTCGCGCTCAACAATTCGTTCGGTTTCGGCGGCCACAACGCGGCGGTTCTGTTCGGCCGCTACTGA
- a CDS encoding MFS transporter, whose product MAGRSLGREFGWLWAAFAVSTAGSWLAFDAFPLIAVLALHAGPGQVSLLAAAGLAVGAVLAVPLGPWMEFRRKRPVMIATDVVRCAVVASVPVAYALGALSFAQLLVVAVLVAASDLAFKAASGAYLKSLVAGPDLLVANGRFESTMWTASVLGPPLGGAAIGIFGPVITTAANAVSFLLSAWGIRAIGGGEAAPASNPSGGFRPRDLAEGWRYILSHRALRPLFLNTVLVNGLIMATAPLLAVIMLRDLGFAPWQYGLAFSLPCLGGLLGSRLAAPLSARFGARRVLLVSGVLRACWSVALAGIGPGLTGLLLVMAVEFGLITCCGIFNPVYATYRLENTAPDRVTRTLSAWSITGSTTTAALTALWGLLAALVGSRTAIGAAGVLMLATVFLLRPSNFPVPDLTARTPRPAESAPR is encoded by the coding sequence ATGGCGGGCAGGTCGCTGGGGCGCGAATTCGGTTGGCTGTGGGCCGCGTTCGCGGTGAGCACGGCGGGATCCTGGCTGGCCTTCGACGCGTTCCCGCTGATCGCGGTGCTGGCCCTGCACGCCGGGCCCGGACAGGTGTCGCTCCTGGCGGCCGCCGGATTGGCGGTCGGAGCGGTGCTGGCGGTGCCGCTGGGGCCGTGGATGGAGTTCCGGCGCAAACGCCCCGTCATGATCGCCACCGATGTGGTGCGCTGCGCGGTGGTGGCGAGCGTTCCGGTGGCCTACGCGCTGGGCGCGCTGAGTTTCGCGCAACTGCTGGTGGTCGCCGTCCTGGTGGCCGCCTCCGACCTGGCGTTCAAGGCGGCCAGCGGGGCCTACCTGAAATCTCTGGTGGCCGGACCGGACCTGCTCGTCGCGAACGGGCGGTTCGAATCCACCATGTGGACCGCCTCGGTGCTGGGACCACCGCTCGGGGGCGCGGCCATCGGAATCTTCGGACCGGTGATCACCACCGCGGCGAACGCGGTCAGTTTTCTGCTGTCCGCGTGGGGAATTCGCGCGATCGGCGGCGGCGAAGCGGCACCCGCATCGAATCCGAGCGGCGGCTTTCGGCCGCGTGATCTCGCCGAGGGCTGGCGCTACATCCTGTCCCATCGAGCGCTGCGGCCGCTGTTTCTCAATACGGTCCTGGTCAACGGCCTGATCATGGCGACCGCGCCGCTGCTGGCCGTGATCATGCTGCGTGATCTCGGCTTCGCGCCCTGGCAGTACGGGCTCGCGTTCAGCCTGCCCTGCCTGGGTGGTCTGCTCGGATCCCGGCTGGCGGCGCCGCTGTCCGCGCGATTCGGGGCACGCCGGGTGCTGCTGGTGTCGGGCGTCCTGCGGGCCTGCTGGTCGGTGGCCTTGGCGGGCATCGGACCGGGACTCACCGGACTGCTGCTGGTGATGGCGGTCGAGTTCGGGCTCATCACCTGCTGCGGGATCTTCAATCCGGTGTACGCCACCTACCGGCTGGAGAACACCGCACCCGATCGCGTCACCCGGACCCTGTCCGCGTGGTCGATCACCGGCAGCACCACCACCGCTGCACTGACCGCGTTGTGGGGGCTGCTCGCCGCGCTCGTCGGCTCGCGCACGGCCATCGGCGCGGCCGGCGTGCTGATGCTCGCGACCGTATTCCTGTTGCGGCCCAGCAACTTTCCCGTCCCGGACCTCACAGCGCGAACGCCACGGCCCGCAGAATCAGCACCGCGATGA
- a CDS encoding ABC1 kinase family protein, with protein MAFAGRQAAGIGKRALGKSTAEINADIQLRTAQHIFEVLGELKGCATKLGQLLSLYELALPSEIAAPYRTALSQLQDAAPTMLPATVHEAMTTGMGENWRWHFSEFDDRRAAAASIGQVHRAVWRDGRQVAVKVMYPGARQAVLADLEQLRRISVLATVFAPGADVPAVTEAICTCVADELDYAAEADHQRRFAAAYADDPDFVVPNVLTQRGDVIVTEWLHGTPVSRIIESGTPAERSRVGMLIIRFLLSSWSRTGLLYSDPHPGNFRVLPDGRLGVVDFGACTPWPPPGFEELVGELMDATFNGSTADLDAAIRRHRFVRPGRNFDVETLAEGLSAAGEPLTSPTFRLSTAWLRGHVRSALAPRLSNVNRQLDMPAYFTPFARSFLTALGVVCQLETEGPIRAEFARWSPELAAALERHDARRAQPVDLGIVRHLRAVPPGRRASIVG; from the coding sequence GTGGCTTTCGCCGGTCGGCAGGCGGCCGGGATCGGCAAGCGGGCCCTCGGCAAATCGACCGCCGAGATCAATGCCGACATCCAATTGCGCACCGCCCAGCACATTTTCGAGGTGCTCGGCGAATTGAAGGGCTGCGCCACCAAACTCGGGCAGCTGCTGTCGCTGTACGAACTGGCCCTGCCCTCGGAGATCGCGGCCCCCTACCGCACCGCACTGTCCCAGCTGCAGGATGCCGCCCCTACCATGCTGCCCGCCACCGTCCACGAGGCCATGACCACCGGGATGGGCGAGAACTGGCGCTGGCATTTCAGCGAATTCGACGATCGACGGGCCGCGGCGGCCTCGATCGGGCAGGTGCATCGCGCGGTGTGGCGCGACGGCCGTCAGGTGGCGGTCAAGGTGATGTACCCGGGCGCGCGTCAAGCGGTGCTGGCCGACCTCGAGCAGCTGCGCCGAATCTCGGTGCTGGCCACGGTCTTCGCGCCCGGCGCGGATGTTCCCGCGGTGACCGAGGCCATCTGCACCTGCGTCGCCGACGAGCTCGACTACGCCGCCGAGGCCGACCACCAGCGCCGCTTCGCCGCCGCCTACGCCGACGACCCGGACTTCGTGGTGCCCAATGTGCTGACCCAGCGCGGCGACGTCATCGTCACCGAATGGCTGCACGGCACACCGGTTTCCCGGATCATCGAATCCGGCACGCCCGCGGAACGCAGCCGAGTCGGCATGCTCATCATCCGATTCCTGCTGTCGTCCTGGTCGCGCACCGGGCTGCTGTACAGCGACCCGCATCCGGGCAACTTCCGGGTGCTGCCGGACGGGCGGCTGGGAGTGGTGGATTTCGGGGCCTGCACGCCGTGGCCGCCGCCGGGCTTCGAGGAATTGGTCGGCGAGCTCATGGACGCCACATTCAATGGGAGCACAGCCGATTTGGACGCCGCGATCCGCCGCCACCGCTTCGTACGGCCGGGCCGCAACTTCGACGTCGAAACGCTGGCCGAGGGCCTGTCCGCCGCCGGCGAACCCCTCACCTCCCCCACCTTCCGGCTGTCCACGGCGTGGCTGCGCGGCCACGTCCGTTCCGCATTGGCACCCCGGCTCTCCAACGTCAATCGCCAACTCGACATGCCCGCCTACTTCACCCCCTTCGCCCGCAGCTTCCTCACCGCCCTCGGCGTCGTCTGCCAACTCGAAACCGAGGGACCGATCCGCGCCGAATTCGCCCGCTGGTCACCCGAACTCGCCGCCGCCCTCGAACGCCACGACGCCCGCCGCGCCCAGCCCGTCGATCTCGGCATAGTCCGCCACCTACGCGCGGTTCCCCCGGGCCGCCGAGCCTCGATCGTCGGCTGA
- a CDS encoding FAD-dependent oxidoreductase, giving the protein MSEPWQISADVLVIGGGPAACWAAVHAREAGAEVVLVDKGYCGTSGATAPAGTGVWYVAPEANARANAKASREALGGHLADHYWMDRVLDQTYANMNRLAVEGRYPFPVDPATGEQLRTGVQGPEYMRRMRAWVRRLGVRILDHAPALELLVDADGVVRGAAGYQRQADADYRVIAGAVVLASGGCAFLSRALGTNVDTGDGALMAAEVGARFSGMEFSNAYGIVPKGSTITKTAYYGYATFYHEDGRVLEGAGSIKGRSVIARTLLSEKVFVQLDRADADVQARMRVGQPNFFLQFDRRGIDPFTDRFEVDLLAEGTVRGTGGIDVVDDDCATTVPGLYAAGDAATRERICGGFTGGGSHNSAWAMSSGSWAGRGAAAFALRSGRPDASSLRGAGGIGLRPAAGDSPTGDALTADEVVAAAQAELIPFEKNYLRHGDRLTPALTALDELWNRATRELGAATGIERVRARQAAAITAVGRLMYRSTLARTETRGMSKRADHPTQDPAQHHHILSGGLDHVWVTTTPAAGAIVAVAS; this is encoded by the coding sequence GTGAGCGAACCATGGCAGATCAGTGCCGACGTGCTGGTGATCGGCGGCGGGCCCGCCGCGTGCTGGGCGGCGGTGCACGCCCGGGAAGCCGGGGCCGAGGTGGTGCTGGTGGACAAGGGATACTGCGGGACCAGCGGTGCGACAGCGCCTGCGGGCACCGGGGTCTGGTATGTGGCGCCCGAGGCCAACGCCCGCGCCAATGCGAAGGCCAGTCGGGAGGCGTTGGGCGGGCATCTGGCCGACCACTATTGGATGGATCGCGTGCTGGATCAGACCTACGCGAACATGAACCGGCTCGCGGTGGAGGGGCGGTATCCGTTCCCGGTCGATCCCGCAACGGGGGAGCAGTTGCGCACCGGCGTGCAGGGGCCGGAGTACATGCGGCGCATGCGCGCGTGGGTGCGGCGGCTGGGCGTGCGCATCCTGGATCACGCACCGGCACTGGAACTTCTGGTCGACGCCGACGGCGTCGTGCGCGGTGCGGCCGGATATCAACGCCAGGCCGACGCCGACTATCGGGTGATCGCCGGTGCGGTCGTGCTCGCCAGCGGCGGCTGCGCCTTCCTGTCGCGGGCGCTGGGCACCAATGTCGACACCGGCGACGGCGCGCTCATGGCCGCCGAGGTCGGCGCGCGGTTCTCGGGCATGGAGTTCTCCAACGCCTACGGCATCGTGCCCAAGGGCTCGACCATCACCAAGACCGCCTACTACGGCTACGCCACCTTCTATCACGAGGACGGGCGAGTGCTGGAAGGCGCGGGCTCCATCAAGGGGCGTTCGGTGATCGCGCGAACCCTGTTGTCGGAGAAGGTGTTCGTGCAGCTGGACCGCGCCGACGCCGACGTGCAGGCGCGCATGCGGGTGGGTCAGCCCAACTTCTTCCTGCAATTCGATCGCCGCGGCATCGACCCGTTCACCGACCGCTTCGAGGTCGACCTGCTCGCCGAGGGGACGGTGCGCGGCACCGGCGGCATCGATGTCGTCGACGACGACTGCGCCACCACGGTTCCCGGCCTGTACGCGGCGGGCGACGCGGCGACCCGGGAGCGCATCTGCGGCGGCTTCACCGGCGGCGGCAGCCACAACTCGGCGTGGGCCATGTCCTCGGGCAGCTGGGCGGGCCGGGGCGCGGCCGCCTTCGCGCTACGCTCCGGCCGGCCCGATGCGAGCTCCCTGCGCGGTGCGGGCGGCATCGGATTGCGGCCTGCCGCAGGCGATTCCCCGACGGGCGATGCCCTGACAGCCGACGAAGTGGTGGCCGCCGCACAGGCGGAACTCATCCCGTTCGAGAAGAACTACCTACGCCACGGCGACCGCCTCACCCCCGCGTTGACAGCCCTCGACGAATTGTGGAACCGCGCCACCCGCGAACTCGGCGCCGCAACCGGCATCGAGCGCGTCCGCGCCCGGCAGGCCGCCGCCATCACAGCGGTCGGCCGCCTGATGTACCGATCCACCTTGGCGCGCACCGAAACCCGCGGCATGAGCAAACGCGCCGACCACCCCACCCAAGACCCGGCCCAGCACCACCACATCCTCTCGGGCGGCCTCGACCACGTGTGGGTCACCACGACACCGGCGGCCGGCGCGATCGTGGCGGTGGCGTCATGA
- a CDS encoding mycothiol transferase, whose translation MTSADLLVDGFGRVKENVHGAVAGLTQQELGTRLDGTANSIAWLIWHLTRVQDDHVAEVAGREQVWTAAGWAKRFELPFDDSATGYGDDSAEVEALSNVPAELLLGYYDAVHAQTIEYVSALTDADLPRVVDTRWDPPVTLGVRLISVIDDDIQHSGQAAFVRGVLLRRR comes from the coding sequence ATGACGAGCGCTGATCTACTGGTGGATGGTTTCGGTCGAGTCAAGGAGAACGTGCACGGCGCGGTCGCGGGTCTCACCCAGCAGGAGCTGGGCACCCGCCTCGACGGCACCGCGAACTCCATCGCCTGGCTGATCTGGCATCTGACCCGCGTGCAGGACGATCATGTCGCCGAGGTGGCGGGCCGCGAGCAGGTGTGGACGGCGGCGGGCTGGGCCAAGCGGTTCGAGCTGCCCTTCGACGACTCCGCGACCGGCTACGGCGACGATTCGGCCGAGGTGGAGGCGCTGTCGAACGTGCCCGCGGAATTGCTGCTGGGCTATTACGACGCCGTCCACGCGCAGACCATCGAGTACGTCTCCGCGCTCACCGATGCCGATCTGCCCCGCGTCGTCGACACCCGCTGGGATCCGCCGGTCACCCTGGGCGTCCGCCTGATCAGCGTCATCGACGACGATATCCAGCATTCCGGGCAGGCGGCGTTCGTGCGCGGGGTGCTGTTGCGGCGCCGCTGA
- a CDS encoding VOC family protein produces the protein MGFSIDRFDHVVINCHDPAATADWYARVLGMTVEKFGPAGRTALRFGNQKINLRPLGALDTDPAWTTAATEAAGAQDLCFVTTTSPDEVAAHLTACGVTIEQGPVTKIGALGDMISHYCRDLDGNLIEIAVYPE, from the coding sequence ATGGGATTCTCCATCGATCGATTCGATCATGTGGTGATCAACTGTCATGACCCCGCGGCCACCGCGGACTGGTATGCCCGGGTGCTCGGCATGACGGTCGAGAAATTCGGGCCCGCCGGCCGGACCGCTTTGCGGTTCGGCAATCAGAAGATCAATCTCCGTCCGCTGGGCGCCCTGGACACCGACCCCGCCTGGACCACGGCCGCCACGGAAGCGGCGGGCGCGCAAGATCTTTGCTTCGTCACGACGACCTCCCCCGACGAGGTCGCCGCACATCTCACCGCCTGCGGCGTCACGATCGAGCAGGGCCCGGTGACCAAGATCGGGGCACTGGGCGACATGATCTCGCACTACTGCCGCGATCTGGACGGCAACCTGATCGAGATCGCCGTCTATCCGGAGTAG
- a CDS encoding 4Fe-4S dicluster domain-containing protein: MIELVRGEDCIACDKCIDVCPTDVFDRSAAGIPLIARQSDCQTCFMCEAYCPTDALYVAPDATPLADRTVIPEAHIGRYREQLGWGKGRRPGSLIAIGPELPHGTPPPRLSEVAPRVSESTHVAGTSRPQ; the protein is encoded by the coding sequence ATGATCGAACTGGTTCGTGGTGAGGACTGCATCGCCTGCGACAAGTGCATCGACGTCTGCCCGACAGATGTTTTCGATCGCAGTGCCGCCGGAATTCCGCTCATCGCAAGGCAATCCGACTGCCAAACGTGCTTCATGTGTGAGGCGTACTGCCCGACCGACGCCCTCTACGTGGCCCCGGACGCCACACCGCTCGCGGATCGCACTGTCATTCCCGAGGCGCACATCGGTCGCTACCGTGAGCAGCTCGGCTGGGGGAAGGGTCGCCGTCCCGGCAGCCTCATCGCCATCGGGCCCGAACTGCCACACGGCACGCCACCGCCGCGCCTGTCCGAAGTCGCGCCGCGCGTTTCGGAGTCGACACACGTGGCCGGCACTTCGCGACCGCAGTAG
- a CDS encoding oxidoreductase, whose protein sequence is MSSVPILPRRWTTADIPDQSGKTALVTGANSGLGLRTAEALAAKGARVLLACRNEIKVAAALEAVGAAATGPKPEVLPLDLADLTSVRRAADHVDVSVGAVDLLVNNAGVMAVPRSRTADGFDAQFGTNHLGHFALTGAILPALLRSPRPRVVTVSSIAAWGGAINPADPNWRRLYLRWPAYAQSKLANLLFTAELDRRARAAGTALTAIAAHPGLSATALYDRDGERGVAATLAAVPQRILYALAQPDHRGALPQLYAATMPDLPGNTYLGPGFEFAGYPRRTLRNPLAHSRAYARWLWGLSERLTGVRYEWPTGAGAYSG, encoded by the coding sequence ATGAGCTCGGTTCCCATCCTCCCGCGGCGCTGGACCACGGCCGATATTCCCGACCAATCCGGCAAGACCGCCCTCGTCACCGGCGCCAACAGCGGCCTGGGCCTGCGCACGGCCGAGGCGCTGGCGGCCAAGGGCGCGCGGGTATTGCTGGCCTGCCGCAACGAGATCAAGGTCGCCGCCGCCCTGGAGGCGGTCGGCGCGGCCGCCACCGGACCCAAACCCGAAGTGCTGCCGCTGGATCTGGCGGATCTCACCTCGGTGCGCCGGGCGGCCGACCATGTCGACGTCAGCGTCGGCGCGGTCGATCTGCTGGTGAACAATGCCGGGGTGATGGCGGTCCCGCGGTCCCGCACCGCCGACGGGTTCGACGCCCAGTTCGGCACCAATCACCTGGGCCACTTCGCCCTCACCGGCGCGATCCTGCCCGCCCTGCTGCGCTCGCCGCGGCCCCGGGTGGTGACGGTGTCCTCGATCGCCGCGTGGGGTGGCGCGATCAATCCGGCCGACCCGAATTGGCGTCGGCTGTATCTGCGCTGGCCCGCCTACGCCCAGTCCAAACTGGCGAACCTGCTGTTCACCGCCGAACTCGACCGCCGCGCCCGCGCCGCCGGGACCGCGCTGACCGCGATCGCCGCGCATCCGGGCCTGTCGGCCACCGCGCTCTACGACCGCGATGGCGAACGGGGCGTGGCGGCGACGCTGGCGGCGGTCCCGCAGCGCATCCTCTACGCCCTCGCCCAGCCCGACCACAGGGGCGCGTTGCCGCAACTGTATGCCGCCACCATGCCCGACCTGCCCGGAAACACCTATCTCGGACCGGGTTTCGAGTTCGCCGGCTATCCGCGCCGCACACTGCGCAACCCGCTGGCGCACAGTCGCGCCTACGCGCGCTGGCTGTGGGGGCTCAGCGAACGCCTCACCGGCGTGCGCTACGAATGGCCGACCGGTGCCGGCGCCTACTCCGGATAG
- a CDS encoding GntR family transcriptional regulator, protein MGAQTVVADVADELARRVATGEYAPGDLMPSVRQVAEEFEMNRATAQLVLGRLESYGFVDAHRGRGFTVRDVRRTGGLDVYRRLFRLSMHAPETAAAMFGNIVAAERAIVLEALLDYTAAERGIDPAALTAAVDELETQARRAEPDHAHMLELEVALVREVLTDLGHTVQRAVLNSIGEMLFEVPEAVEAYFAVSADLHVLVWRALLAVWDSGTGPSPAQLALFEDLFAMYHTKVLARFDELLGLTAESGQHRHSATA, encoded by the coding sequence ATGGGTGCCCAGACGGTCGTCGCCGACGTCGCCGACGAGCTGGCTCGCCGCGTCGCGACCGGGGAGTACGCGCCCGGTGACCTGATGCCGTCGGTCCGCCAGGTCGCCGAGGAATTCGAGATGAACCGGGCCACTGCGCAATTGGTGCTGGGCCGGCTGGAATCCTACGGCTTCGTCGACGCCCACCGCGGGCGCGGCTTCACCGTCCGCGACGTCCGCCGCACGGGCGGGCTGGATGTGTATCGCCGGCTGTTCCGGCTGTCCATGCACGCACCCGAGACCGCGGCCGCCATGTTCGGCAATATCGTGGCCGCCGAACGCGCCATCGTGCTCGAGGCCCTGCTCGACTACACCGCCGCCGAGCGCGGGATCGATCCGGCCGCCTTGACCGCCGCGGTCGACGAACTCGAAACCCAGGCCCGCCGCGCCGAACCCGATCACGCCCACATGCTCGAGCTCGAGGTGGCGCTGGTGCGCGAGGTGCTCACCGATCTCGGCCACACCGTGCAGCGCGCGGTGCTCAACTCGATCGGGGAGATGCTGTTCGAGGTGCCGGAGGCGGTCGAGGCGTACTTCGCGGTCTCGGCGGATCTGCACGTGCTGGTGTGGCGCGCGCTGCTGGCGGTCTGGGACTCCGGCACCGGCCCCTCCCCGGCCCAGCTGGCGCTGTTCGAGGACCTGTTCGCCATGTATCACACCAAGGTGCTGGCCCGATTCGACGAGTTGCTCGGCCTCACCGCCGAATCCGGACAGCACCGGCACAGCGCCACGGCCTGA
- a CDS encoding DUF222 domain-containing protein: MNSMGVTFDNCGITELVTAVETLSATLAHATLTPFADADVVALMQQLETCKRKLSALDSKLIIEASDRSLPEASGAGKLVPFLRQTLSLSAHDASVRVKITRECGEFTEPNGRPRPAALPVAAEAFAAGALSRDHVRHIVDIMTHLPTDIPVETRVDVEQVLVEQSCEGLFPDDLPKIGREILARLDPDGTVINDADRRRRRGLVIGRPGVDGMSWVEGWITPELRACLDAVLAKFAPRRGWQYSSWPSSGSRTGPCTRRDREVTTLTRWAAERMVP, encoded by the coding sequence ATGAATTCGATGGGGGTGACATTCGACAACTGCGGCATCACCGAACTGGTGACCGCAGTCGAAACCCTCTCGGCCACCCTTGCTCACGCCACCCTCACCCCGTTCGCGGATGCCGATGTGGTGGCGTTGATGCAGCAGCTGGAAACCTGCAAGCGCAAACTGTCGGCGCTGGATTCGAAGCTGATCATCGAAGCCTCGGATCGTTCGTTGCCGGAGGCCAGTGGTGCGGGCAAGCTGGTGCCGTTCCTGCGTCAAACCCTGAGCCTGTCCGCCCACGACGCCTCGGTGCGGGTGAAGATCACCCGCGAATGCGGCGAATTCACCGAACCCAACGGCCGTCCCCGCCCCGCGGCCCTCCCGGTAGCGGCGGAAGCCTTTGCCGCGGGCGCGCTCTCGCGTGACCACGTGCGTCACATCGTGGATATCATGACGCATCTGCCCACCGACATCCCGGTCGAGACTCGTGTGGATGTGGAGCAGGTGCTGGTGGAACAGTCTTGTGAGGGTTTGTTCCCTGACGACCTCCCGAAGATCGGCCGCGAGATCCTCGCCCGTTTGGATCCGGACGGCACGGTGATCAATGATGCCGACCGTCGCCGCCGTCGCGGCTTGGTGATCGGCCGCCCGGGTGTGGATGGCATGTCGTGGGTGGAGGGCTGGATCACTCCGGAGCTGCGTGCGTGCTTGGATGCGGTGCTGGCGAAGTTCGCTCCCCGGCGGGGCTGGCAGTACTCATCGTGGCCATCGAGTGGCTCGCGAACCGGGCCATGCACCCGCCGGGACCGAGAGGTCACAACCCTAACTCGTTGGGCTGCAGAAAGGATGGTGCCCTAG